A window of Kwoniella newhampshirensis strain CBS 13917 chromosome 9, whole genome shotgun sequence contains these coding sequences:
- a CDS encoding mitochondrial 54S ribosomal protein uL3m, which yields MRSFIRTLRKPFQRSLATLADSTSASTSTEASSSSSSSSTSNVVVENAVGKWTPHTLRTGLIARKRGMTALWDQDGRRWPVTVLQVDANQVVRHTPPPPTSPYHTLQIGASSRPPKTTTAQQLGHFRKAGVEPKYRLREYQVTEDALVKVGTELSAGHFVPGQFVDVQGISIGKGFQGVMKRHGFRGLKASHGVSVKHRSGGSIGQNQDPGRVIPGKKMPGHMGTVLRTTQNLLVHRVDHVLNLLYVRGSVPGSDDAFISVRDSKKALRSKAQLALQKGKEEGEWLSKGVVGLPTPAGTVERVKQEGWPDVVQWKGEGYAEK from the exons ATGCGCTCTTTCATCCGTACCCTACGAAAACCGTTCCAGCGATCACTCGCCACGCTCGCCGATTCGACATCcgcctcgacatcgacagaagcttcctcgtcttcgtcctcgagctcgacttcaaacgtcgtcgtcgagaacGCCGTGGGGAAATGGACGCCGCATACGCTTAGGACGGGGTTGAtcgcgaggaagagagggatgacGGCGTTGTGGGATcaggatgggagaagatggcCTGTCACGGTTTTGCAG GTTGACGCCAACCAAGTCGTCCGACACACCCCTCCCCCACCCACATCACCCTACCACACACTACAGATTGGCGCTTCGTCCCGACCGCCCAAAACCACCACCGCTCAACAATTAGGCCATTTCAGAAAAGCTGGCGTCGAGCCGAAATACAGGTTGAGAGAGTATCAGGTGACGGAGGATGCTTTGGTCAAAGTCGGGACGGAGTTGAGCGCTGGTCATTTCGTACCGGGTCAGTTTGTCGATGTTCAAGGtatcag CATCGGTAAAGGATTTCAAGGCGTGATGAAACGACATGGGTTCAGAGGTCTCAAAGCTTCGCACGGTGTGTCCGTCAAGCACAGATCTGGAGGTTCTATTGGTCAAAACCAA GATCCCGGTCGAGTGATCCCCGGTAAGAAGATGCCCGGACACATGGGAACAGTACTTCGAACCACGCAGAacctccttgtccatcgGGTCGATCACgtcctcaacctcctctACGTGCGAGGATCTGTCCCCGGTTCGGATGACGCTTTCATCTCCGTACGAGATTCCAAAAAGGCTCTGAGGAGTAAGGCGCAATTGGCCCTGCAGAAGGGtaaggaggaaggcgaaTGGTTGAGTAAAGGTGTTGTGGGGTTACCGACTCCTGCGGGGACTGTGGAAAGAGTCAAACAGGAGGGCTGGCCAGATGTCGTACAgtggaaaggagaaggttATGCTGAGAAGTAA
- a CDS encoding uracil phosphoribosyltransferase: MSSPTPTTTCLPASGTNVNKAHLPENALVLAPTRQLQSLLTIIRDEKTQRTSDRIIRLLVEEGLNHLPVVPKKVITPVGQEYEGVSFQGRICGVSIMRAGEAMEAGLRDCCRSVRIGKILIQRDEETFQPKLFYAKLPDDISQRFVLLLDPMLATGGSCLKAIEVLIDHGVQEEKILFLNLIASPEGIKNVCTRFPKLRLITAWVDEGLDSNSYIVPGLGDFGDR, translated from the exons ATGTCGTCGCCCACTCCAACCACCACTTGTCTTCCTGCGTCGGGCACAAACGTCAACAAGGCCCATCTCCCCGAGAACGCGCTCGTTCTTGCACCCACAAGACAGCTCCAGTCGCTGTTGACCATCATCCGAGACGAAAAAACCCAACG CACCTCAGACAGGATCATCAGACTATTagttgaagaag GCTTGAATCATCTCCCCGTCGTCCCAAAGAAGGTCATCACCCCAGTCGGTCAGGAGTACGAAGGTGTGTCCTTCCAGGGAAGGATCTGTGGTGTGTCAATCATGCGGG Ctggagag GCGATGGAAGCTGGTTTACGAGACTGCTGTCGATCGG TCCGAATTGGAAAA ATTCTCATACAAAGA gacgaggagaccTTCCAACCGAAGCTTTTC TACGCCAAGCTTCCAGATGACATCTCACAACGATTCGtgctcctccttgacccgatgcttg CCACCGGTGGTTCGTGCTTGAAGGCAATCGAGGTGCTCATCGACCATGGTGTtcaggaagagaagattCTGTTCTTGAATCTT ATCGCCTCCCCAGAGGGCATCAAGAACGTCTGTACCCGCTTCCCCAAGCTTcgcttg ATCACTGCCTGGGTGGACGAAGGTTTGGATAGCAACTCGTACATCGTTCCAGGTCTCGGTGACTTTGGGGACAGGTGA
- a CDS encoding 60S ribosomal protein eL21, producing the protein MPHSFGMRARTRHMFKTNFKEHGSPNVSTFLVNYRVGDIVDIKANASQQKGMPHKFYHGKTGIVYNVTPRAVGVICYKVVNGRYMEKRVNIRVEHIKHSKCRQEFLDRVKSNALKKKEAKEKGEHVVLKRLPAQPREARTVSINNNVPQTLTAQPYETTI; encoded by the exons ATGCCTCACTCTTTCGGTATGCGGGCGCGAACGCGTCACATGTTCAAGACGAACTTCAAGG AGCACGGTTCCCCCAAcgtctccaccttcctcgtcaactACCGAGTCGGTGATATCGTCGACATCAAGGCCAACGCTTCTCAGCAGAAGGGTATGCCCCACAAGT TCTACCACGGTAAAACCGGTATCGTCTACAACGTCACCCCCCGAGCTGTCGGTGTGATCTGTTACAAGGTCGTCAACGGTCGATACATGGAGAAGCGAGTCAACATCCGAGTCGAGCACATCAAACACTCCAAGTGTCGACAAGAGTTCTTGGACCGTGTCAAGTCCAACGCtctcaagaagaaggaggccaaggagaagggtgaacACGTCGTTCTCAAGCGTCTCCCGGCTCAACCTCGAGAGGCAAGGACCGTCagcatcaacaacaacgtACCCCAGACTCTGACCGCCCAGCCTT ACGAGACCACCATCTAA
- a CDS encoding 40S ribosomal protein uS4, with protein MVSAPRKQSKTYKVPKRPYEAARLDAELKLAGEYGLRNKREIWRIQLTLSKIRRAARELLKLDDKDPKRLFEGNALIRRLVRIGVLDDTRMRLDYVLALKTEDFLERRLQTQVFKLGLAKSVHHARVLIRQRHIRVGKQIVNVPSFVVRLDSQKHVDYSLTSPYGGGRPGRVKRKRAKAAAGGEGGEEAEEDDE; from the exons ATGGTCAG CGCACCGAGGAAGCAATCCAAGACCTACAAGGTCCCCAAGCGACCCTACGAGGCCGCCCGTCTCGACGCCGAGCTCAAG CTCGCGGGAGAGTACGGACTCCGAAACAAGCGAGAGATCTGGCGAATTCAGTTGACCCTCTCCAAG ATCCGACGTGCTGCCCGAGAGCTCctcaagctcgacgacAAGGACCCCAAGCGACTCTTCGAGGGTAACGCCTTGATCCGACGACTCGTGCGAATCGGTGTGCTCGACGACACCCGTATGCGTCTCGATTACGTCTTGGCTCTCAAGACCGAGGATTTCTTGGAGAGACGATTGCAGACCCAAGTCTTCAAGCTCGGACTCGCCAAGTCTGTGCACCACGCCCGTGTCCTCATCAGGCAAAGGCACATCCGAGTTGGCAAGCAGATCGTCAACGTTCCTTCATTCGTTGTCCGACTCGACTCTCAGAA GCACGTCGACTACTCGCTCACTTCTCCCTACGGTGGTGGCCGACCCGGtcgagtgaagaggaagagggcCAAGGCCGCTGCTGGCGGTGAGGGCGGCGAGGaggctgaggaggacgacgagtaG
- a CDS encoding uracil phosphoribosyltransferase: MSSAKIQTSSHPLILSKLTQLRLHDLPAKDFREGIRAIGSMLVYEASRGLPTADVPGLQSPIAPFTGTTIPLRIGLSPILRAGIGLTDAALEMFPDATVLHLGLFRDKMTLQAIEYYSKLPSQVTADLVFLLDPLIATGGTAIAALHMLTEWGLSPSQIKIISVLGSKQGVEHVSAEFPDVEIFIGAVDDQLTEKGYISPGLGDAGDRLFSTIH; encoded by the exons ATGTCATCAGCAAAGATCCAAACGTCCTCGCACCCACTGATCCTCTCCAAGCTCACTCAGCTGAGATTGCATGATCTTCCAGCGAAGGACTTTAGAGAGGGTATTCGAGCTATCGG CTCCATGCTCGTCTACGAAGCTTCGAGAGGTCTTCCCACGGCCGATGTTCCCGGT CTCCAATCGCCCATTGCTCCTTTCACAGGAACGACCATCCCACTCCGTATCGGTCTTTCCCCCATCCTCCGAGCGGGTATCGGACTGACAGACG CTGCCCTTGAGATGTTTCCGGATGCCACTGTCCTCCATCTCGGCCTCTTCAGAGATAAGATGACTCTCCAGGCTATTGA ATACTACTCCAAACTCCCTTCGCAGGTCACTGCCGATCttgtcttccttctcgatc CACTCATCGCTACTGGTGGAACAGCCATCGCGGCCCTTCACATGCTGACCGAATGGGGACTGTCACCTTCTCAAATCAAGATCATCTCCGTCTTGGGCTCCAAACAAGGTGTCGAACATGTTTCAGCCGAATTCCCagatgtcgag ATCTTTATCGGCGCTGTCGATGACCAACTTACCGAGAAGGGATACATCTCCCCAGGTCTTGGTGATGCT GGAGATCGCCTCTTCAGCACTATACACTAG